The Streptomyces sp. HUAS CB01 genome has a segment encoding these proteins:
- a CDS encoding RtcB family protein: protein MSYVEVAGAKVPIRMWTDPATVEDGAMQQLRNVATLPWIKGLAVMPDVHYGKGATVGSVIAMHGAVCPAAVGVDIGCGMSAVKTSLTANDLPGDLSRLRSRIERAIPVGRGMHDDPVDPGRVYGFPSTGFDDFWSGFDGVADPVKFRRERAAKQMGTLGSGNHFIEFCLDETGSVWLMLHSGSRNIGKELAEYHIGEAQRLPHNQGLVDRDLAVFVSDTPQMAAYRNDLFWAQEYAKYNRAIMMGLFQEVVRREFRKAKVAFDPVISCHHNYVAEERYEGMDLLVTRKGAIRAASGDFGIIPGSMGTGSYIVKGLGNEKSFNSASHGAGRRMSRNAAKRRFSTRDLEEQTRGVECRKDSGVVDEIPGAYKPIEKVIDQQRDLVEVVAKLKQVICVKG from the coding sequence ATGTCGTATGTAGAGGTGGCCGGCGCCAAGGTCCCGATCCGGATGTGGACGGATCCGGCGACGGTCGAGGACGGCGCCATGCAGCAGCTGCGGAACGTCGCGACGCTGCCCTGGATCAAGGGGCTCGCCGTGATGCCGGACGTGCACTACGGCAAGGGCGCGACGGTCGGTTCGGTCATCGCGATGCACGGCGCGGTCTGCCCGGCGGCGGTCGGCGTCGACATCGGCTGCGGGATGTCGGCCGTGAAGACCTCCCTCACCGCGAACGACCTGCCCGGCGATCTCTCCCGGCTCCGGTCCAGGATCGAGCGGGCGATCCCGGTCGGCCGCGGCATGCACGACGACCCGGTGGACCCCGGGCGGGTGTACGGGTTCCCGTCGACGGGCTTCGACGACTTCTGGTCGGGGTTCGACGGCGTCGCCGACCCGGTCAAGTTCCGCCGGGAGCGTGCGGCCAAGCAGATGGGGACGCTCGGATCCGGGAACCACTTCATCGAGTTCTGCCTGGACGAGACCGGTTCGGTCTGGCTGATGCTGCATTCCGGCTCGCGGAACATCGGCAAGGAGCTCGCCGAGTACCACATCGGCGAGGCCCAGAGGCTGCCGCACAACCAGGGACTGGTCGACCGTGATCTCGCGGTGTTCGTCTCGGACACCCCGCAGATGGCGGCCTACCGGAACGACCTGTTCTGGGCGCAGGAGTACGCCAAGTACAACCGCGCGATCATGATGGGGCTGTTCCAGGAGGTCGTCCGCAGGGAGTTCCGGAAGGCGAAGGTGGCCTTCGACCCGGTCATCTCCTGCCACCACAACTACGTGGCGGAGGAGCGGTACGAGGGCATGGACCTGCTGGTCACCCGGAAGGGAGCGATCCGGGCGGCGTCCGGCGACTTCGGGATCATCCCCGGCTCGATGGGCACGGGCTCGTACATCGTGAAGGGCCTCGGGAACGAGAAGTCGTTCAACTCGGCCTCGCACGGCGCCGGCCGCCGGATGAGCCGCAACGCGGCGAAGCGGCGGTTCTCGACCAGGGACCTGGAGGAGCAGACGCGCGGCGTGGAGTGCCGGAAGGACTCGGGGGTCGTGGACGAGATCCCCGGCGCGTACAAGCCGATCGAGAAGGTGATCGACCAGCAGCGGGACCTCGTGGAGGTCGTCGCGAAGCTGAAGCAGGTCATCTGCGTGAAGGGCTGA
- a CDS encoding FG-GAP repeat domain-containing protein, whose product MGAAVVVAASLLAGSASAATAPGWRDFSGPADGYGDLVVINPDSSASFFWGSGSGGLRTHPVYSGEGVGFNHFVPFSDLTGDGCNDLLSRRQNGDLYREETLCSPGMGGQFETSRRLGTGWNQFNVLTSPGDMTGDGRADLVARQAVTGDMYLYANDGAGTLKAKGRIGTNWKIYRAVLGAGDINGDGIGDVLAVDRDNSLWRYDGTAAGTLKPRALVFSNQWATGRNAFVGVGDITGDAQPDLISRNAQGQLLRNTGTGTGTFRSTVKIATAGWDRFKGLF is encoded by the coding sequence GTGGGCGCTGCTGTCGTTGTGGCCGCATCACTGCTTGCGGGGTCTGCGTCAGCGGCCACCGCCCCGGGCTGGCGCGACTTCTCCGGACCGGCGGACGGGTACGGCGACCTTGTTGTCATCAACCCCGACAGCAGCGCTTCCTTTTTCTGGGGATCGGGCTCCGGTGGCCTACGCACCCATCCTGTCTACTCGGGTGAAGGAGTCGGATTCAACCACTTCGTACCCTTCAGCGACCTCACCGGGGACGGGTGCAACGATCTCCTCAGCCGCCGGCAGAACGGCGACCTGTACCGGGAGGAGACTCTCTGCTCTCCCGGTATGGGCGGCCAGTTCGAGACGAGCCGGCGCCTGGGCACCGGCTGGAACCAGTTCAACGTCCTGACCTCACCGGGGGACATGACTGGTGACGGCCGCGCCGATCTGGTCGCCCGCCAGGCCGTTACCGGTGACATGTACCTGTATGCGAACGACGGGGCGGGCACCCTCAAGGCGAAGGGCCGCATCGGTACCAACTGGAAGATTTACCGCGCCGTGTTGGGAGCCGGCGACATCAACGGGGACGGCATCGGTGATGTTCTCGCGGTCGACCGGGACAACTCGCTGTGGCGATACGACGGAACAGCCGCCGGAACGCTCAAGCCTCGCGCACTGGTGTTCAGCAACCAATGGGCCACCGGCCGCAACGCGTTCGTGGGCGTTGGCGACATTACCGGAGACGCACAACCTGATCTGATTTCCCGGAACGCGCAGGGGCAGTTGTTGCGCAATACCGGGACAGGCACCGGCACGTTCCGCTCCACCGTCAAGATCGCCACCGCTGGCTGGGACCGCTTCAAAGGACTCTTCTGA
- a CDS encoding DUF3558 domain-containing protein translates to MRRKGYVPGVATLLAALVTGCTGGSTDGGTATEAKAGETAGPVAAPGKYRTLYEPCGAVERSMLRDLLPGAAELPEEQQEKIFRGTAAVTYDTDRRVGCSWKADSPDASHHLRVDVERVVSYAQDVSDDQRALEVYTRKQDVAELPAPAAGGQGGAGAPVTGSPAAGTGSPSGAPAPSGGTASGSPGAPEGLEPRVLDGLGDAAFLDDVLARAGSTAQHRTVSVVFRTSNVIVTVEYGEQPARVTEIPDSKELQEKAQGLARKLAERFND, encoded by the coding sequence GTGCGGCGAAAGGGGTACGTACCCGGCGTTGCGACGCTTCTCGCGGCGCTCGTCACCGGCTGCACCGGCGGATCCACCGACGGTGGCACCGCCACCGAGGCCAAGGCCGGCGAGACCGCAGGTCCCGTCGCCGCGCCCGGAAAGTACCGAACGCTCTACGAGCCCTGCGGCGCGGTCGAGCGCTCGATGCTCAGGGACCTGCTCCCCGGCGCGGCCGAGCTGCCCGAGGAGCAGCAGGAGAAGATCTTCCGCGGTACCGCCGCCGTCACGTACGACACGGACCGCCGCGTCGGCTGCAGCTGGAAGGCGGACTCCCCCGACGCCTCGCACCACCTTCGCGTGGACGTCGAGCGGGTGGTGTCCTACGCCCAGGACGTCAGCGACGACCAGCGCGCCCTCGAGGTGTACACGCGGAAGCAGGATGTCGCCGAGCTCCCGGCGCCCGCCGCAGGCGGCCAGGGCGGCGCCGGTGCCCCCGTGACGGGCTCCCCGGCAGCCGGAACCGGCTCGCCCTCGGGCGCCCCCGCACCTTCCGGTGGAACCGCCTCCGGTTCCCCGGGCGCCCCCGAGGGCCTGGAGCCGCGCGTGCTCGACGGCCTCGGCGACGCCGCGTTCCTCGACGACGTCCTCGCCCGGGCCGGTTCCACCGCCCAGCACCGCACGGTGAGCGTGGTGTTCCGCACATCCAACGTGATCGTGACCGTCGAGTACGGCGAGCAGCCCGCCCGTGTGACGGAGATCCCGGACAGCAAGGAACTGCAGGAAAAGGCCCAGGGACTGGCCCGGAAGCTGGCGGAGCGGTTCAACGACTGA